Within the Emticicia oligotrophica DSM 17448 genome, the region AGATAACGCTTTGGGTCAATTAGTTGAGCAAAATAAACTTCCCGGTATGGTGGCTTTATTTACTCGAAATGGACAAATTGTTTACCAAAAGGCATTCGGATACGCTGATTTTCAGACTAAAAGGCCCATGAAGGTTGATGATATTTTTAGAATTGCCTCGATGACTAAAGCGATTACATCCACAGCAGTGATGATGTTGTATGAAGAAGGTAAATTCTCTTTAGACGACCCTATTTCGAAGTTTATTCCAGAGTTTAAAAATCCTCGTGTTTTAAAATCATTCCGATTCTCTGATACAACCTATACTAGCGAACCAGCTAAATCTGAAATTACTATTCGGCATTTGCTTACTCATACCTCTGGAATTGGTTATGGCGTTATTGATGGTGACGAAAGTTTTAAGGCTATGTACAAAAAAGCAGGAATTGTTGATTTATTCACAACTAATCCCGTCAAAATTGGAGATAATATTAAGAAATTAGCTAAGCTTCCATTACACCACAATCCGGGTGAAAAGTTTACATACAGTGAGGGTTTAGATGTTTTAGGATATTTTATAGAAATCGTATCGGGAATGCCTTTTGATGAATATTTGAGGACGCATTTGTTTGAACCATTAGGTATGAACGACACCTATTTTTATCTTCCTGAATCAAAAAAAGAGCGTTTAGTTTACATTCATAAACCAGATAGCTTAAAGACTTGGGTGCGTTTCCCTGTAACCTTTTACGACCCAAATTATCCAATTACAGGTGCAAAAACGTTCTTTTCGGGCGGAGCAGGTCTTTCTTCAACAGCAAAAGATTATGCTACCTTTTTGCAAATGCTACTTAATGGAGGAACAATGAATGGTAAACGTTTCTTGAGCAGAACAACCGTGAATTTATTGACAGCAACCAATCAGACGGGCGATTTATATGGTGGGCCAAAAGGCGAAAGTTTCTTTAGTTTGGGCTTTAGTGTGATTAGTCCAATAGGTGAGTTAAAAGGAAATGGAAGTGCTGGAAGATTTAATTGGGGAGGCTATTTTAATACAAATTATTGGGCTGACCCAAAAGAAAAAATTATCATGATTCTTATGAAACAAACTCAAGCGGCACTAGATGGTGGCTCTGAAGCTCTGTTCACTCGCATGATTTATCAAACAATTGATGATTAGAAAGGGGCAATTATAAAAGATTTATCTACACAACTCTCCTTTTGGTCGTTTAAGTCAATTTTTAGAATAAACTTTAGCTTTATTCAATATGTCTAATCAATTGAATATTGATAACATTGGTTTTGATTTTAAAATTGATTTTAGCTGAAAATATATGAAAAAGCTGTTACTTCAGACGTTTACTTTGATAATAGTTAGTATTTCTGTCTTTGCACAGAACTCAGAACTCACCGGAGTTGTCAAAGATGCTCAAGATAATACAGGTGTTTCTGGAGCAAGTATATTATTAATCAATGCACGAGACTCTACACTGCGTAAAGGAGTTTTGGCCGATGTTAATGGGGCTTTCAAATTGAGCAACTTAAAAACTGGCAACTATAAACTCAGAATTTCTTCAATTGGATACGCTAATCTTGAAACAAGGGTATCGCTCGGAAATGGATTAAAAGATTTAGGGATTTTAAAATTATCAGAAAATGCTAGTCAACTCGGCGAAGTGACGGTTCGTGAAAAACAAGTGCGAGTTGAACAAAAAGGCGATACAATTCAATATAATGCTAGTGCTTTTAAAACAAATCCAGATGCTACGGTTGAGGATTTGGTAAAGAAAATGCCGGGAGTTACAATCGAAAATGGGGTTGTAAAAGCACAAGGTGAGGAAGTAAAGAAAGTAACCGTTGATGGTCAGGAATTCTTTGGCGATGACGCAGCTTTGGCTCTAAAAAACTTACCTGCAGAAGTAGTAGATAGAATTCAGGTATTCGACCGTTTGAGTGAACAAGCACAGTTTACAGGGTTTGACGATGGTAATTCTGTAAAAACAATCAATATTACTACTCGTCAAAATAAAAATAATGGGCAGTTTGGTAAAATTTATGCTGGTGCAGGCGATGACCAACGCTATCAATCTGGTGCAAGTGTTAATTTTTTCAAGAAAGACCAACGCTTGACTATCATTGGTTTATCTAACAACATTAACCAACAAAACTTTTCTAACCAAGATATTTTAGGCGTACTAGGTAATTCTGGTGGCGGAGGTATGGGTGGTTTTGGTGGTGGCCAAGGTGGTGGAGGTGGTATGCGTCCACAAAGTGGAGGAGGTGGCGGAACAGGGCCACGAGGTGCTGGCGGTGGCCAAGGTGGCGGTGGCGGTGGTGATGCTGGTAATTTTATGGTCGGTCAACAACCTGGAATCGCAAAAACTACTTCAATAGGTTTAAATTATAGTGATAATCTTGGTAAAAAAGTAAAACTTTCAACAAGTTATTTCTTTAATGCAGCCAATAATGGTAATCAAAGTATTACTTCTCGTGAATATTTGGGTTCTGTACCTCAAATGTATCATGATACTAGCACTACACAAAATAAAAATCTAAATCATCGTGCAAACGTGCGATTAGAATATACTATTGATAAAAATAATTCTATTGTTTTTACGCCAAGAATTAGCTGGCAAGGAAACGATGCCTTATCCACGCTTTCGAGCCGAACTTTCTTGAATAGTCAGACAATCAATACAAATGCTACAAGTCGAAACTCTTCAAATAATGGTTTTAATTTTTCGGGTGATTTATTATTTCGTCATCGTTTTGCCAAAAATGGACGTACATTTTCAGTCAATTTAGGAAGTACAGTCAGTGACCAAACGGGCATTACAGCACAATACTCTATTAGTAGATATTTTACTCCAAGAGATACAACGCAGTTGGTTAATCAACAAACAAATTCACAAACCAATAGTAATCGTATGTCAATTGGAGTAACTTACACTGAACCAGTTGGAAAAATGGGTCAACTCCAATTCGACCATAATGTGAACTACACACTTAGTAATTCTGATAGAGAAGTAAATGCTTACGATGAAAAACTGTTTACATATAGTGTTCTAAAAACTTCTTTAAGTAGTGTTTTTGATAATACGTATTTGACGAACCGAACGGGTATGAGCTATCGTTTGAGAAGTAAAAATGGATTTTTTACATTAGGAG harbors:
- a CDS encoding TonB-dependent receptor, giving the protein MKKLLLQTFTLIIVSISVFAQNSELTGVVKDAQDNTGVSGASILLINARDSTLRKGVLADVNGAFKLSNLKTGNYKLRISSIGYANLETRVSLGNGLKDLGILKLSENASQLGEVTVREKQVRVEQKGDTIQYNASAFKTNPDATVEDLVKKMPGVTIENGVVKAQGEEVKKVTVDGQEFFGDDAALALKNLPAEVVDRIQVFDRLSEQAQFTGFDDGNSVKTINITTRQNKNNGQFGKIYAGAGDDQRYQSGASVNFFKKDQRLTIIGLSNNINQQNFSNQDILGVLGNSGGGGMGGFGGGQGGGGGMRPQSGGGGGTGPRGAGGGQGGGGGGDAGNFMVGQQPGIAKTTSIGLNYSDNLGKKVKLSTSYFFNAANNGNQSITSREYLGSVPQMYHDTSTTQNKNLNHRANVRLEYTIDKNNSIVFTPRISWQGNDALSTLSSRTFLNSQTINTNATSRNSSNNGFNFSGDLLFRHRFAKNGRTFSVNLGSTVSDQTGITAQYSISRYFTPRDTTQLVNQQTNSQTNSNRMSIGVTYTEPVGKMGQLQFDHNVNYTLSNSDREVNAYDEKLFTYSVLKTSLSSVFDNTYLTNRTGMSYRLRSKNGFFTLGAAYQNAQLASQQTYPIAQDVKYAFNSILPNAMFNYRFTNNANFRIFYRTNTNAPSVTQLQGVINNSNPTQLSTGNPDLKQDYSHNLSFRYGITNAKTAQNIMMFLNLTYANNSIVQSTFIADKDYILAPGITLFKGSQLTKPINLDGALNARTFMSYGIPVSKIKSNLNLSAGVSYAKNPNMINNVKSFTNTYGINGGAVLSSNLSEKVDFTLSYTPTYSIVRNSVQTSLNTKYVFQNTSFKINWLFGKGFLLQSEVLNQAYSGLGSGFNQNFTLWNAGFGYKFLKKQAAEIRLNVFDILKQNNSIARNVSTAYIEDARNQVLTRYFMLTFTYNLKNFRL
- a CDS encoding serine hydrolase domain-containing protein, with protein sequence MRKIYLLLSILLVFIQSNAQTQLTSSVSSKPLSVAKNPEEVGISSERLKRIDNALGQLVEQNKLPGMVALFTRNGQIVYQKAFGYADFQTKRPMKVDDIFRIASMTKAITSTAVMMLYEEGKFSLDDPISKFIPEFKNPRVLKSFRFSDTTYTSEPAKSEITIRHLLTHTSGIGYGVIDGDESFKAMYKKAGIVDLFTTNPVKIGDNIKKLAKLPLHHNPGEKFTYSEGLDVLGYFIEIVSGMPFDEYLRTHLFEPLGMNDTYFYLPESKKERLVYIHKPDSLKTWVRFPVTFYDPNYPITGAKTFFSGGAGLSSTAKDYATFLQMLLNGGTMNGKRFLSRTTVNLLTATNQTGDLYGGPKGESFFSLGFSVISPIGELKGNGSAGRFNWGGYFNTNYWADPKEKIIMILMKQTQAALDGGSEALFTRMIYQTIDD